A window of the Arthrobacter sp. Marseille-P9274 genome harbors these coding sequences:
- a CDS encoding MFS transporter: MTVELAPAPLLSKTYRATTAGIFALAFLFAFEAIAVATVMPVVGRELDGLPLYAIAFSAPLAVGVVATAMAGRWIDARGPGPALRIGVGLFVAGLIAAALAPTMPVFLVGRGIQGFGSGLAGVGLYVLIARAYPEGMRARAFTVLTSGWVLPALAGPAIAGLINDLVGWRWVFGGAPLFAVVAYFALAPALRSTRQEGAWKNDGGRTAWAAMVAAGILGVAFAGQQSLDWWVMLAAASVAAVLLAAPRLLPKGTWLFRRGLPAVISARGLVGAGFFGAEVYLPLALVEHRGFTPTEAGLLLTTSAVAWFSGSWLAANLPFLAGKVMRVRLGAGLLAAGVGLSVLSLNAQVPVAVVVVGWALAGLGIGMAFSTLSVLLLDHSADGEEGTNSSALQINDAVAQSLWLALGSIAFAALLPVAPLWGFITAFGGSFAIALLALLLTRRLAGAPEGG, encoded by the coding sequence ATGACCGTGGAGCTGGCGCCGGCGCCGCTGCTGTCCAAAACCTACCGCGCCACCACGGCGGGAATCTTCGCGCTCGCCTTCCTCTTCGCCTTCGAGGCGATCGCCGTGGCCACCGTCATGCCGGTCGTGGGGCGCGAGCTGGACGGCCTGCCGCTCTACGCCATCGCGTTCTCGGCGCCCCTGGCCGTCGGCGTCGTCGCCACCGCGATGGCCGGCCGCTGGATCGACGCCCGCGGCCCCGGGCCCGCGCTGCGGATCGGCGTGGGGCTCTTCGTCGCCGGGCTCATCGCCGCCGCGCTCGCGCCCACGATGCCTGTCTTCCTGGTGGGCCGGGGCATCCAGGGCTTCGGCTCCGGGCTGGCCGGCGTGGGGCTGTACGTGCTGATCGCGAGGGCGTATCCCGAGGGCATGCGCGCCCGCGCCTTCACGGTGCTGACCAGCGGCTGGGTGCTGCCGGCGCTGGCGGGGCCTGCGATCGCGGGGCTCATCAACGATCTGGTCGGCTGGCGGTGGGTGTTCGGCGGTGCCCCGCTGTTCGCCGTCGTCGCGTATTTTGCCCTCGCCCCGGCGCTGCGCAGCACGCGGCAGGAGGGGGCGTGGAAGAACGACGGCGGACGCACAGCGTGGGCGGCGATGGTCGCCGCCGGGATCCTCGGCGTGGCGTTCGCGGGACAGCAGAGCCTGGACTGGTGGGTCATGCTCGCCGCCGCGTCGGTGGCCGCCGTGCTGCTGGCCGCACCCCGGCTGCTGCCGAAGGGGACGTGGCTGTTCCGGCGCGGCTTGCCCGCGGTGATCTCGGCCCGCGGCCTGGTGGGCGCAGGCTTCTTCGGCGCCGAGGTCTACCTGCCGCTGGCGCTGGTGGAGCACCGGGGCTTCACACCCACCGAAGCCGGGCTGCTGCTGACCACCTCCGCGGTCGCCTGGTTCTCGGGGTCCTGGCTGGCGGCCAACCTGCCGTTCCTGGCCGGCAAGGTAATGCGCGTGCGGCTCGGCGCCGGGCTGCTCGCGGCCGGAGTAGGCCTCTCGGTCCTTAGCCTGAACGCCCAGGTGCCGGTCGCCGTCGTTGTTGTTGGCTGGGCCCTGGCCGGCCTGGGCATCGGCATGGCGTTCTCCACGCTGTCGGTGCTGTTGCTGGACCACTCGGCGGACGGCGAAGAAGGCACCAACAGCTCGGCGCTGCAGATCAACGACGCGGTGGCACAGTCGCTCTGGCTGGCGCTGGGCAGCATCGCCTTCGCCGCGCTGCTGCCGGTGGCGCCGCTCTGGGGCTTCATCACGGCCTTCGGCGGATCCTTCGCGATCGCCCTGCTGGCGCTGCTGCTGACCCGCCGGCTGGCTGGAGCTCCCGAGGGCGGGTGA